The following are encoded together in the Paludisphaera mucosa genome:
- a CDS encoding DUF1559 domain-containing protein yields MREIDRRGFTLIELLVVVAIIGLLIGLLLPAVQSAREAARRVNCLNNLKQLGLAIHGYHSVHETFPGLNTGRGFSFLVGLLPFLESSALYAAINMDIGPLEDPDSPNRTFVTLNLSILLCPSDDPSGKGLGCTSYAGCVGHGLQSTSPKNGVFNFRPATSLASVSDGAGQTVAFSEWVLGPTMIDKSTSHDRRAYTFNTEPFWGKGDYDRFVDACRRAEPGRAKFGSRSKGIGWMDVSEGKCLYNHDLVVNETTCQNANGVPNGAWTAGSYHPNGAQAVFADGHARFIRGAVELNVWRALSTRSGGEVTDAGSY; encoded by the coding sequence ATGCGGGAAATCGATCGACGAGGCTTCACCCTCATCGAGCTCCTGGTGGTCGTCGCGATCATCGGCCTGCTGATCGGGCTCCTGCTCCCTGCGGTCCAGTCCGCCCGAGAGGCCGCCCGCCGGGTCAATTGCCTGAACAATCTCAAGCAGCTTGGCCTGGCCATCCACGGCTATCACTCGGTGCATGAGACCTTTCCGGGCCTGAACACGGGCCGGGGATTCTCCTTCCTCGTGGGGCTTCTTCCCTTCCTGGAGTCGTCGGCCCTGTACGCGGCCATCAACATGGACATCGGCCCTCTTGAAGACCCGGACTCGCCGAACCGCACGTTCGTCACGCTGAACCTGTCGATCCTCCTCTGCCCGTCGGACGACCCTTCGGGCAAGGGGCTGGGATGCACTTCCTACGCTGGATGCGTCGGGCACGGGTTGCAGTCGACCTCGCCGAAGAACGGCGTCTTCAACTTCAGGCCCGCCACCTCGCTGGCGAGCGTCTCGGACGGGGCCGGCCAGACCGTCGCCTTTTCGGAATGGGTCCTCGGGCCGACGATGATCGACAAATCGACGTCCCACGACCGGAGGGCCTACACGTTCAACACGGAGCCCTTCTGGGGCAAGGGGGACTACGACCGCTTCGTCGACGCCTGCCGCCGCGCCGAGCCAGGGCGAGCGAAATTCGGATCCAGGTCGAAGGGGATCGGTTGGATGGACGTCAGCGAAGGGAAGTGCCTCTACAATCACGACCTCGTCGTCAACGAGACGACCTGCCAGAACGCGAACGGGGTGCCGAATGGGGCCTGGACGGCCGGGAGTTATCATCCCAACGGCGCGCAGGCGGTTTTCGCAGACGGGCATGCTCGCTTCATACGAGGCGCCGTCGAA